One region of Sulfurospirillum tamanense genomic DNA includes:
- a CDS encoding DedA family protein: MEEMFTSLSTYGYIILFLYSLGGGMVAIIAAGVLSYSGQMDLTASIVVAAVANALGDTLLFYMSRYNRPQMMPYILKHRRKIALSHILMKRYGDKIIFFQKFLYGIKTLIPLAIGLTKYSFARFNVLNGISAALWAIILGLVSYKAGAPLMRFVGYIGENPWVMPLIVGGLLGSMWLYFQKATKKKKNN, from the coding sequence TTGGAAGAGATGTTTACGTCACTCTCGACGTACGGTTATATTATTTTGTTTTTGTATTCGTTGGGCGGGGGCATGGTCGCCATCATTGCTGCAGGAGTGCTTTCGTATTCGGGGCAAATGGACTTGACAGCTTCGATTGTAGTTGCTGCTGTGGCAAACGCGCTGGGTGATACTTTGTTGTTTTACATGAGCCGTTATAATCGCCCCCAGATGATGCCCTATATTTTGAAACACCGACGCAAAATTGCCTTGTCGCATATTTTAATGAAACGCTATGGTGATAAGATTATTTTTTTTCAAAAATTTCTATATGGCATTAAGACGCTTATTCCTTTGGCAATTGGGTTAACCAAATACTCTTTTGCGCGCTTTAATGTTCTTAATGGAATCTCCGCTGCTTTATGGGCAATTATTTTAGGACTAGTAAGCTATAAAGCAGGTGCGCCACTAATGCGTTTTGTGGGATACATTGGGGAAAATCCTTGGGTAATGCCACTTATTGTGGGAGGACTGCTTGGTTCAATGTGGCTTTATTTTCAAAAAGCAACGAAAAAAAAGAAAAATAATTAA
- a CDS encoding ABC transporter ATP-binding protein, whose amino-acid sequence MLRKSTVTLSHLLKMLFSFKKELFLANAIAVLAVVISTPVPLLMPLLVDEVLLAQPGILVQSIDALLGETQPPYMYVFVALLLTLLMRFVFFVLNFFQTKYFTIISKTITFGLRQQVLKHLGGVALSSYEHFGSSRANALLVVDVETVDEFLGTTISRLLISVLTVLGVGVVLLLIHWQLALFILLLNPFVVVLTTKIARSVSVLKKRQNEAFELFQTALSQTLDLFSQVRASNQEKRFIGEVEAKAKTIKDESIAFGYKSDAAARFSFLVFLGGFEIFRAASILVVAYSDLSIGLMLGIFGYLWVMMGPVQEILGVQYAFHNAKAALERINTLLKLPREPNFPHLKNPFVQHQTNGITLKDVTFSYEASKSILEHVSLEIPRGKRVAIVGASGSGKSTLAQIIVGFYPIDSGALLFDDVDVREIGLDVVRENVFLVLQNPQLFNGTIRMNITMGEEVSEAKLQEAVAIAQLEGFVYEQALGLDTLVGKDGIRLSGGQRQRLSIARMIVKNPNVVILDESTSALDVHTEKALFEGLDSYLKGKTTVIIAHRLSTIRMADYIYLLDKGRVLEEGDKHTLLSKEGTFARYFENQ is encoded by the coding sequence ATGCTGCGTAAAAGTACAGTAACACTTTCACATCTTCTTAAGATGCTCTTTTCCTTTAAAAAAGAACTTTTTTTGGCCAATGCTATTGCTGTTTTAGCAGTGGTTATTAGTACGCCAGTTCCTCTTTTGATGCCTCTACTGGTCGATGAAGTGCTTCTGGCACAACCGGGTATTTTGGTGCAAAGTATTGATGCGCTTTTGGGGGAAACTCAGCCTCCTTACATGTATGTCTTTGTGGCTCTTTTGTTAACCCTTTTGATGCGCTTTGTTTTTTTTGTTTTAAATTTTTTTCAAACAAAATATTTTACGATTATTTCAAAAACCATCACCTTTGGATTGCGCCAGCAGGTACTAAAGCACCTCGGGGGCGTTGCGCTTAGTAGTTACGAACATTTTGGCTCTAGCCGTGCCAATGCATTGCTAGTGGTGGATGTTGAGACGGTCGATGAGTTTTTGGGCACGACGATTAGCCGTTTACTTATTTCGGTGTTGACTGTTTTGGGTGTTGGGGTGGTGTTACTGCTAATTCACTGGCAATTAGCACTGTTTATTTTACTGCTTAATCCTTTTGTTGTCGTGTTGACAACCAAAATAGCCCGTTCGGTTTCTGTTTTAAAAAAACGCCAAAACGAAGCTTTTGAGCTTTTTCAAACAGCCCTTAGCCAAACCCTTGATCTTTTTTCGCAAGTGCGTGCTAGTAACCAAGAAAAGCGTTTTATTGGAGAAGTGGAGGCAAAAGCTAAAACCATTAAGGATGAATCTATAGCTTTTGGGTACAAGAGTGATGCAGCTGCGCGATTTTCCTTTTTAGTATTTTTAGGTGGGTTTGAAATCTTTCGTGCCGCAAGCATTTTAGTGGTGGCATATTCAGATTTGAGTATCGGTCTTATGTTGGGAATTTTTGGTTACTTGTGGGTGATGATGGGTCCCGTGCAAGAAATTTTGGGTGTACAGTACGCCTTTCATAATGCCAAGGCTGCCCTAGAGCGCATTAATACTTTGCTAAAACTTCCTCGAGAGCCAAATTTTCCTCACCTTAAAAACCCTTTCGTGCAACACCAGACTAATGGAATTACGTTAAAAGATGTGACATTTTCCTATGAAGCCAGTAAGTCTATTTTAGAACATGTCTCTTTGGAGATACCTCGGGGAAAGCGGGTGGCAATTGTGGGAGCTAGTGGTAGTGGAAAAAGCACATTGGCTCAGATTATTGTGGGATTTTATCCCATTGATTCGGGTGCACTTTTGTTTGATGATGTGGATGTGCGCGAGATTGGCCTTGATGTGGTGCGGGAAAATGTCTTCCTTGTCTTACAAAACCCACAGCTTTTTAATGGCACAATACGCATGAACATTACCATGGGCGAAGAAGTCAGTGAAGCCAAGCTTCAAGAGGCTGTTGCGATTGCTCAACTTGAAGGATTTGTTTATGAGCAAGCTTTGGGGCTTGATACTCTTGTTGGAAAAGATGGCATTAGGCTCTCAGGTGGACAGCGCCAGCGCTTGAGCATTGCTCGCATGATTGTTAAGAATCCTAATGTAGTGATTTTAGACGAATCCACTTCCGCGTTAGATGTACACACAGAAAAGGCTCTTTTTGAAGGGCTTGATTCTTATCTAAAAGGAAAAACAACAGTAATTATCGCCCATCGGCTAAGCACTATTCGTATGGCAGATTATATTTATTTACTGGACAAGGGTAGGGTGCTGGAAGAGGGCGACAAGCATACGTTGCTTTCCAAAGAGGGCACCTTTGCCCGTTATTTTGAAAACCAATAA
- a CDS encoding lipid-binding SYLF domain-containing protein: protein MHRIVRLFTCMVFVSSLLWGNEERTLESANALQLIMRNQPESIPVELFAQANAIVVLPDVTRVGFFVGGLFGNGVMSIKGINGWESPLHVALGGGSLGFQFGVERSDIILFIMKYEVAEAIRSRKITLGADVSVAAGPMGASITHMRDFSLKQDIYAYANNRGLFAGVSLGGSVIGADGDARTPADSFAAKSFVETLKRLERR from the coding sequence ATGCACCGCATTGTTAGATTATTTACATGTATGGTTTTTGTTTCGTCACTGCTTTGGGGCAACGAAGAGCGTACACTAGAATCTGCAAATGCGCTTCAACTGATTATGCGAAACCAACCTGAAAGTATTCCTGTTGAGCTTTTTGCTCAGGCAAATGCCATTGTGGTGCTGCCTGATGTAACCCGTGTTGGCTTTTTTGTGGGCGGACTTTTTGGGAATGGCGTTATGAGTATTAAAGGAATCAATGGATGGGAAAGCCCTTTACATGTAGCGCTTGGCGGGGGAAGTTTGGGTTTTCAGTTTGGCGTAGAGCGTAGTGATATTATTTTGTTTATCATGAAGTACGAAGTGGCTGAAGCCATTAGGAGCAGAAAAATTACCCTTGGTGCAGATGTTTCCGTGGCCGCCGGACCCATGGGGGCAAGCATAACACACATGCGAGATTTTAGTTTAAAGCAAGATATTTATGCGTATGCAAACAACAGAGGTCTGTTTGCGGGAGTTTCATTGGGTGGGTCGGTGATTGGCGCAGACGGTGATGCACGAACACCTGCAGACTCTTTTGCGGCCAAAAGTTTTGTGGAAACATTAAAAAGGCTAGAGCGCCGTTAA